One Aegilops tauschii subsp. strangulata cultivar AL8/78 chromosome 7, Aet v6.0, whole genome shotgun sequence genomic window carries:
- the LOC109768364 gene encoding uncharacterized protein: MAAEVEGTRKRGAAAFLDDPFEVLLQAKRGRRSPSAAAAAVADLGIGMEFDPVVALQEIFPGAEPQLLRGYLEASGNVLDAAIRSFRDYLASDSATTNAGTSTSGVASDAPVMNAPANSTEWADLIVKEMSSASDLNDARNRAFRILEMFGKSTANCSTPNEAQKMREENKILKQMLGGLLQQSSILKRAVVIQHNRLNDYKNMVQERSQFNETVAKYQQRIKELQGMNDLLSFHLRRANQQSSISGRRNPDVF; this comes from the exons atggcggcggaggTCGAGGGCACCCGGAAGCGCGGGGCGGCGGCCTTCCTGGACGACCCCTTCGAGGTGCTGCTGCAGGCGAAGCGGGGCCGGCgctcgccgtccgccgccgccgccgcggtcgcCGACCTCGGGATCGGCATGGAGTTCGACCCCGTCGTGGCGCTCCAGGAAATCTTCCCCGGCGCCGAGCCGCAG CTTCTGCGAGGCTATCTCGAAGCATCGGGAAATGTCTTGGACGCTGCCATCAGAAGCTTCAGGGATTATTTGGCATCGGATTCAGCAACGACCAATGCCGGTACCTCCACATCTGGAG TGGCATCTGATGCGCCGGTGATGAATGCTCCAGCCAACAGCACTGAATGGGCGGACCTAATTGTCAAGGAGATGTCGTCCGCTTCGGATCTGAACGACGCCAGGAATCGAGCCTTCAGGATACTTGAAATGTTCGGCAAATCTACCGCAAACTGCAGTACTCCTAATGAAGCGCAGAAAATGCGCGAG GAGAACAAGATACTGAAGCAGATGCTGGGAGGCCTGCTTCAGCAGTCCAGCATCCTGAAGCGAGCCGTCGTCATCCAGCACAACCGGCTCAACGACTACAAGAACATGGTGCAGGAGCGGTCCCAGTTCAATGAGACCGTCGCCAAGTACCAGCAGCGGATCAAGGAGCTGCAG GGGATGAACGATTTGCTGTCGTTCCATCTCAGGAGGGCGAATCAACAGAGTAGCATATCTGGGCGCCGCAACCCCGACGTCTTCTAG
- the LOC109768365 gene encoding desmethyl-deoxy-podophyllotoxin synthase-like, whose product MAANHEKHGLLLAAAILLLLLFLLAKLRRRRKKYGGVPLNPPPGPWQLPVIGSMHHLVGALPHRAMRDLALRHGPLMLLRMGELPVVVASSAAAARDVLKTHDAAFATRPRTNTIATLDGDGLGFALAPYGDHWRRVRKLCVTELLGAPRVRSFQGTREAEAAALVASVAAAAASGDVVNVSSLVSTYVVDAAVRVIVGDRIAGRDAFLACLEEGLRLSSGFSLADLFPSSRLARALSRRSRQVEAAAQEMSRVMDGVIEEKRARKAAGNGMGREEEQDILDVLLDGGGTAPLDIGTIRAVVRDLFGAGSESSASTLQWAMAELMRRPAALRRAQAEVRGALAGQSRVREEALQELPYLRLVIKETLRLHATVPLMLPRESREATRVLGYDVPQGTMVLVNAWAIGRDAATFGADAEEFRPERFEEGTAAALDFRGTDFELLPFGAGRRMCPGITFGLAVMELALASLLFHFDWELPGGTVELDMAETFGVTAKMKNDLWLHAAVVVPPL is encoded by the coding sequence ATGGCGGCGAACCACGAGAAGCATGGCCTGCTCTTGGCCGCCGCCATCCTGCTGCTCCTTCTTTTCCTCCTAGCCAAGCTCAGGCGGCGTCGCAAGAAGTATGGTGGCGTGCCGCTGAACCCGCCTCCGGGGCCATGGCAGCTGCCGGTGATCGGCAGCATGCACCACCTCGTGGGCGCGCTCCCGCACCGCGCCATGCGCGACCTCGCCCTCCGGCACGGCCCTCTCATGCTGCTCCGCATGGGCGAGCTCCCCGTCGTCGTGGCCTCGTCAGCGGCCGCGGCGAGGGACGTCCTCAAGACCCACGACGCCGCCTTCGCCACGCGTCCGAGAACGAACACCATCGCCACGCTCGACGGAGACGGCCTCGGCTTCGCTCTCGCGCCGTACGGCGACCACTGGCGCCGCGTCCGCAAGCTCTGCGTCACGGAGCTGCTCGGCGCGCCGCGGGTCCGGTCGTTCCAGGGGACACGCGAGGCTGAGGcggccgccctcgtcgcgtccgtGGCCGCCGCGGCGGCGTCCGGGGACGTCGTGAACGTCAGCTCCCTCGTCAGCACGTACGTCGTCGACGCCGCGGTGCGCGTCATTGTTGGCGACCGGATCGCGGGCCGCGACGCCTTCCTGGCGTGCCTGGAGGAGGGCCTCAGGTTGTCCTCCGGGTTCAGCCTCGCCGACCTGTTCCCGTCGTCGCGCCTCGCGCGCGCGCTCAGCAGGAGGTCGCGCCAGGTGGAGGCGGCAGCCCAGGAGATGTCCAGGGTCATGGACGGCGTCATCGAGGAGAAACGCGCGAGGAAGGCGGCCGGCAATGGCATGGGCAGGGAGGAAGAGCAGGACATCCTGGACGTGCTTCTGGACGGCGGCGGTACCGCGCCTCTCGACATCGGGACCATCCGTGCCGTGGTGAGGGATCTCTTCGGAGCCGGGAGCGAGTCCTCGGCGTCGACGCTGCAGTGGGCCATGGCGGAGctgatgcggaggccggcggcgcTCCGGAGGGCGCAGGCGGAGGTGCGGGGCGCGCTCGCCGGGCAGAGCCGCGTCCGGGAGGAGGCCCTGCAGGAGCTGCCGTACCTGCGGCTGGTGATCAAGGAGACGCTCCGGCTGCACGCCACGGTGCCGCTGATGCTGCCGCGGGAGAGCCGCGAGGCCACCCGCGTCCTCGGGTACGACGTGCCGCAGGGCACCATGGTGCTGGTCAACGCTTGGGCCATCGGCCGGGACGCGGCGACCTTTGGCGCGGACGCTGAGGAGTTCCGGCCGGAGAGGTTCGAGGAGGGGACCGCGGCGGCGCTGGACTTCAGGGGGACAGACTTCGAGCTCCTGCCGTTCGGCGCGGGGCGGAGGATGTGCCCCGGGATCACGTTCGGGCTCGCCGTCATGGAGCTCGCGCTGGCGAGCCTCCTCTTCCATTTCGACTGGGAGCTCCCCGGCGGCACGGTGGAACTGGACATGGCGGAGACGTTCGGGGTCACGGCGAAGATGAAGAACGACCTGTGGCTGCATGCTGCCGTCGTCGTGCCACCTCTGTAA
- the LOC109768366 gene encoding uncharacterized protein, translating into MTAKVAGCRKRGAEAFMEDPFAALPPLNTKRGRCSPSAAADVAELGVSMEFDPVDALQLIFPGADPQLLRGYFEASGNVLDAAIRGFKDYLASGSALTNADAASSGVASDVLEMNARTNSIDWAELIVREMSAASDLIDAKSRAFRILELFDKSAAGCNTPDEKQKMREEHKILKQMLGGLLHQNGVLKRAFLIQHNRLKDYQDMVRERSQFKEIVDKYQQQIKALEDRNYVLSLHLAQSDHRSGISGHRNPDVF; encoded by the exons ATGACGGCGAAAGTGGCCGGCTGCCGGAAGCGCGGGGCGGAGGCCTTCATGGAGGACCCCTTCGCGGCGCTCCCGCCGTTGAACACGAAGAGGGGCCGGTGCTCGCCGTCTGCCGCCGCCGACGTGGCGGAGCTCGGGGTCAGCATGGAGTTCGACCCCGTCGACGCGCTCCAGCTCATCTTCCCCGGCGCCGATCCGCAG CTTCTTCGAGGCTATTTCGAAGCGTCGGGAAACGTCTTGGATGCTGCAATCAGAGGCTTCAAGGATTATTTGGCGTCAGGTTCAGCACTGACCAATGCTGATGCGGCCTCGTCTGGAG TGGCATCTGATGTGCTGGAGATGAATGCTCGGACAAACAGCATTGACTGGGCGGAGCTAATTGTCAGGGAGATGTCGGCCGCTTCAGATTTGATTGATGCCAAGAGTCGAGCCTTCAGGATACTTGAATTGTTCGATAAGTCTGCCGCAGGCTGCAATACTCCTGATGAAAAGCAGAAAATGCGTGAG GAGCACAAGATACTGAAGCAGATGCTGGGAGGCCTGCTTCACCAGAACGGCGTCCTGAAGAGGGCCTTTCTTATCCAGCACAACCGGCTCAAGGACTACCAGGACATGGTGCGGGAACGGTCCCAGTTCAAGGAGATCGTCGACAAGTACCAGCAGCAGATCAAGGCGCTAGAG GATAGGAACTATGTGCTGTCGTTGCATCTCGCGCAGTCGGATCATCGGAGTGGCATATCTGGGCACCGCAACCCCGACGTCTTCTAG
- the LOC109778055 gene encoding desmethyl-deoxy-podophyllotoxin synthase-like → MPLNPPPGPWQLPVIGSLHHLVGALPHHAMRDLALRHGPLMLLRMGELPVVVASSAAAAKEVMKTHDAAFATRPRTDTTASLTADGLGIALAPHGEHWRAVRKLCATELLGAPRVRTFRGTREAEAAALVASVAAEAASGAAVNVSSLVATYVADAAVRAVVGDRIADRDAFLACLDEAVRVAAGFSLADLFPSSRLARALSGTARRVETVFGEMSRLMDAVIKEKRARKAAGVGREEEEDILDVLLDGGGGAPLDIPTIRAVIRDLIGAGSETSASTLQWAMAELMRNPTALRRAQAEVRGALAGQSRVGEDSMHELPYLRRVIKETLRLHAVAPLLLPRECREPSRVLGYDVPQGAMVLVNVWAIGRDEASWGPDAEEFRPERFEEGAAAAVDFRGADFELVPFGAGRRICPGITFGLALMELALASLLFHFDWELPGGTEELDMAEAFGITARRKSDLWLHATVVVPPK, encoded by the coding sequence ATGCCGCTGAACCCGCCTCCGGGTCCATGGCAGCTGCCGGTGATCGGCAGCCTGCACCACCTCGTCGGCGCGCTCCCGCACCATGCCATGCGCGACCTCGCCCTCCGGCACGGCCCGCTCATGCTGCTCCGCATGGGCGAGCTCCCCGTCGTCGTGGCCTCGTCGGCGGCCGCGGCGAAGGAGGTGATGAAGACCCACGACGCCGCCTTCGCCACACGACCGCGAACGGACACCACCGCCAGCCTCACTGCCGACGGCCTCGGCATCGCCCTCGCGCCGCACGGCGAGCACTGGCGCGCCGTCCGCAAGCTCTGCGCCACGGAGCTGCTCGGCGCGCCACGCGTACGGACGTTCCGGGGGACTCGCGAGGCTGaggccgccgccctcgtcgcgtccgtGGCCGCGGAGGCGGCGTCCGGAGCCGCTGTGAACGTCAGCTCCCTCGTCGCCACGTACGTCGCCGACGCCGCGGTGCGCGCCGTGGTCGGAGACCGGATCGCGGACCGCGACGCCTTCCTGGCGTGCCTGGACGAAGCTGTCAGGGTGGCCGCCGGGTTCAGCCTTGCCGACCTGTTCCCGTCGTCGCGCCTCGCGCGTGCGCTCAGTGGGACGGCGCGCCGGGTTGAGACGGTGTTCGGAGAGATGTCCCGGCTCATGGACGCCGTCATCAAGGAGAAACGCGCGAGGAAGGCGGCGGGCGTCGGCCGCGAGGAAGAAGAGGACATCCTTGACGTGCTtctggacggcggcggcggtgcgccTCTGGACATCCCGACTATTCGTGCCGTGATAAGGGACCTCATCGGGGCCGGTAGCGAGACCTCCGCGTCGACGCTGCAGTGGGCCATGGCGGAGCTGATGCGGAACCCGACGGCGCTCAGGAGGGCGCAGGCGGAGGTGCGCGGCGCGCTCGCCGGGCAGAGCCGTGTCGGGGAGGACTCCATGCATGAGCTGCCGTACTTGCGGAGGGTGATCAAGGAGACGCTTCGGCTGCACGCGGTGGCGCCGCTGCTCCTCCCGCGGGAGTGCCGCGAGCccagccgtgtcctcggttacgACGTGCCGCAGGGCGCCATGGTGCTGGTCAACGTGTGGGCCATCGGCCGGGACGAGGCGAGCTGGGGCCCGGACGCCGAGGAGTTCCGGCCGGAGAGGTTCGAGGAGggggccgcggcggcggtggACTTCCGGGGTGCGGACTTCGAGCTGGTGCCGTTCGGCGCGGGGCGGAGGATTTGCCCCGGGATTACGTTCGGGCTCGCCCTCATGGAGCTCGCGCTGGCAAGCCTCCTCTTCCATTTCGACTGGGAGCTCCCCGGGGGCACGGAGGAGCTGGACATGGCGGAGGCGTTCGGGATCACGGCGAGGAGGAAGAGCGACCTGTGGCTGCATGCCACCGTCGTCGTGCCACCTAAataa